AGGCCGCGGCCGCTGACGACTGGTACGACCCGACCATGACCTTCGTCACCCGTCTCACGCTCCAGAGCGGCGATCGAGCCGCGCTCGACGGCATCGTCGACGACATCAAGCACACGGCCGAGCGCAAGGGGGCCGCGCTGAAAGGCCCGCACTCGCACCCGCCGGAGAAACTCAGCGTCCCCCAGCACCGCCGACTCCACGCCGACGACGAGCGGATGTTCCCCTCGTGGGAGTACACCGTCTTCACGCGCGAACTCGAGATCCACGGCCACGACGAGTTCGCTCGTAGGGTCGCCGCCCGCGACTTCCCCGACTCGCTGCACGTCGAGGTCGAGGTCGAACAGATCCACGGGATGGGGCGTGGCCGGAACTGACGGGTCGAAACGGTCTTGTCAGTTCGGCGTACTTGTCGGGGTATGGTCGACGCAGACACCTCGCTCGTGCTCTCGCTGCTCGCCGTCGCGGCGCTCGCGTACTTTCTCGCCTCGCTCGTCCCGCGGGTCGACGCGATGGAGCGCAGTTACCGGAAGTTCGTCGCGCTGACGACCCTCGGCATCTCCTATCTCGTGTTGCTCGCGGTGTTGCTCACCATCCTCGGCGAGACGTCGGGCGGTGACCCGATCGGCGCCGCCCTCGCCATCGCGGTCGCCGCGTTCGCCCTGTTCGGCCTGTCGCTGCTCTACGACGTCTTCGACGACTGGGTCCGGCTGTTCGCCGACCCCGAGTACAACACGTGGGTGGAGGCCTCGCTGGTGTTCGCGGTGCTCGTCTTCCTCGTCGCCGTCTTCCTGCTCGTGCCCTGACCCGGGCCGCCGCCTCGCACGGTTCGGCAATTCTTTTAGGCCCGTGGCCGGAGGTCGGGTATGGACGACCGACTCGTCGCGCTGCGGCGGGACCTCCACCGCAGACCGGAACCCGCCTGGCGCGAGTTCTACACCACCGCGCGGATCGTCGCGGAACTCGACTCCCTCGGGATCGAGGACCTGCAACTGCACGTCGGCCCGGACGCCCTCGCCGGCGACCACCGACTCGGCGTCCCCGAGGAGGCCGAACTCGCGCCGTGGTACGAGCGGGCCCGCGAGTACGACGTCGACGACGAGGTCCTCGACGCGCTGGCGGGGGGGTACACCGGTTCCGTGGCGGTCCTCGACCGCGGCGAGGGGCCGACGGTCGGCCTCCGGGTCGACATCGACGCCCTGCCGCGCGAGGAGGCAGACGACCCCGAGCACGTCCCCGCCGCGGAGGGCTTTCGCTCCGAACACGAGGGTACGATGCACGCCTGCGGCCACGACGCCCACGCGACGATCGGGGTCGGGGTCCTCCGGCGGATCGCCGAGAGCGACTTCGAGGGCACGCTGAAGGTGTTCTTCCAGCCCGCCGAGGAGGTCGTCGGCGGCGGCAAGCCGATGGCCGAGAGCGAACACGTCGCCGACGTCGACTACCTGCTCGCGCTCCACGTCGGCCTCGACCACCCGACCGGCGAGGTCGTCGCGGGAATCGGCGGCTTCCTCGCCGTCTCTCACCTCCGGGCGACGTTCCACGGGGAGTCCGCCCACGCGGGCGGCCGCCCCGAGGAGGGACGGAACGCGATCCAGGCGCTCGCGACCGCGGTGCAGAACTGCTACGCGATCCCGCGCCACTCCGACGGCGCGACGCGGATCAACGTCGGCGTCGTCGAGGGCGGCGTCGCCCCCAACATCGTCGCCGAGGAGGCCACCCTCGTCGCCGAGGTCCGCGGCGAGACGACCGACCTCATGGAGTACATGGACGAGCGCGTCCGCCGAACCCTCCGGACGGCCGCGGAGATGCACGACTGCGAGGTCGAGATCGAGACCGGCGCGGAGGCGCCGAGCGCGACGAGCGACGCGGAACTCGCCGGGATCGTCGCCGACGTCGCGGGCGAGGTCGACGGGATCGAGACGGTCCTCGACCGCGACGACCTCGGCGGCAGCGAGGACGCCACCTACCTGATGCGGGCGGTCCAGGAGAACGGGGGCCGCGCCTGCTACGTCGGCGTCGGCACCGACCACCCCGGCGGCCACCACACCGCCACGTTCGACGTCGACGAGGCGACCATCGGGCACGGGGTCGCGGTGCTCTCCGGGGCGATCGAACGGATCGCGGCGGAGCGGCCCTGACTCGGCTCCGGCGGCGACGCCCCGTGGGACGTCTCAACATTCAAGTATCGGAGAACGAATGCGTTCGAAAATGGTCGACTACGCGACGGTGGTGCTTGGGTTCGCGACGGCCGTCGGGGGCTACAGCGCCGCGCGGTATCTCGGGCGAGTCGAGACGACGCTGCTCGAAGCCAGCGAGCGTTGCGACCGCGCCTGGGCGAACGTCGAGGTACTGCTCGAACGCCGCCACGACGAGGTCGGGTCGCTGATCGACCTCGCGGTCGAACACGTCGAGCACGAGCGGGAGGTCGTCCGGGACCTCCTCGAAGCCCGCGAGCGGGCCATCGAGGCCCAGCACCCGCCGGAGGCCGCGGCGGCGAGCGTCGAGGTGCGGGAGGCGCTGTCGGACCTCTACGCGCTCGCCGACGAGGTGCCGGAACTGCACTCGACCGACCGGTTCGACGACGTACGCGACGCCATCCGGGAGACCGAGCAGCGACTGGAGAACCGCCGCGAGTACTACAACGAGGCCGTCGCGGCGTACAACGTGCGGCTCCGGCGGTTCCCCGAGCGGCTGTTCGCCCGTCGGCACGGCCTCGAACCCCGCGAGCCGTTCCGGGCGTCGGCGGCCGCCCGCGAGGGGGTCGACGTCCGCGAGCGGTTCGCGCGGCTCGATTCCGCCGCGGTTGGGCGAGCGGACGGCGACCGAAACGACGACGCCGACGTCGGCGCCGGCCCCGCCTCGGACTGAGCCGGACCCATGGTACTCGCGCCGTTTTTCTACCTCGTCATGTTGCTCGCCTCCGTCGCCGGGGTGTTCGTGGGCCTCGACGCCGTCGCCGACGGCTTCGCCCGGTACCGACAGGCGGTGACCATCGCCGACACGCCGCTGTCGACGCTCGACGCCGTCGCGGTCGGCCCGGCGGCGGTCTCCGGAACCGTCTCGGCCGACGGCTCGCCGCTCTCGCTGCCGGCCGACGGCCGGGAGTGCGTCGCCTACGACCTGACGGTCGCCGACGACGGCTACGGTTCGACCCGGACCCCGCTGGAGGAGCGGCGGGCGACGGCGTTCACCCTCGAAACCGACCTCGGACGGGTCGGCGTCTCGCCGGCGGCCGTCGAGGGAGCCGAGTTCGACTTCACCGACGACCGCCGGGCGGAACGGACCGTCGCGAGCTACGAGGAGCCGTCCGAGCGCGTCGCCGACTTCGAGCGCTCCCGGGACCTGCCCGACCGCGGGATGCGCTACGACCGGACGTTCGAACTGGCGTGGATCGAACCGGGCGACGAGTGCTACGCGTTCGGGCGGATCGACGCCGACGCGGAGTTCGACTCGGGCGACCGCAAGGGGGCCGTCCTCCGCGACGGCGACGTCACGCCGTTCCTCTCGGACAAGCCGCCGGCGCGGCTCCTGCGCGAGCGCCGGTTCGCGCTCGGGCGGTCCGTCGGCAAGGGACTCGTCCTCGCGACCGTCTCGCTCGCCGCCTTCCTGTGGCTCTCCGGGATCGCGCAGCTGTTTCTGGGCGCCTGACGTTACGGCTCGTACGCGAACACGCGGTACGCGCCGACGACGAGGCCCCGGGCCCACCGCTGTCCGAGGTAGCCCGAGCCGAGCGCGACGACGAGCATGCCCCAGAAGAGCCGTACCCCGGGTTCGGAGCCGGCGAGTCGCTCGTAGAGCGATAGCTCGGCGAGCACGGCGAGGAGCGCGAACAGGAAGAACAGGGCGACGGCCGTCCAGAACCGGAGGTAGCGGTAGCTACCGTGGATCAGCCGGCGGACCCCCGCCGGGAGCGTCGACTCCCACGCCGACAGCCGCGCTACCCCCCGCGCCAGCGCGACCAGCGGGAGGACGGCGACGCCGACGGCCAGAAGGGGGAGCGTCCGGAGCGAGAGGTCGAGGTCGTCGTCGCTCGCGCCCCCGTTCCCGTCCGCGTCGGCGTCCGCAACCGTCGGCGAGTCCCGGACGATCCACTCCGGCGGCCGCGGGGCGGTCTCCGGGTCGACCAGCCGCTCCCGACAGTCGGTACAGAAGTCGGCCGCGCTCTCGTCGAGGCGGTGGAGAAACGGCGCCTCCTCCAGGACACAGCCCTCGTGGGTGCTCTCGAGGCCGAACAGCCGACCGAGCTGTTTGCGCACCTGCTTTGCGACGCGCTCGTCGAAGCGCTCGTCCTCGCCCTCGTCGAACCGGTAGGTCGAGACGACCGCGACGTCCCCGCCGACGTATCCCAGACCGAACAGGCTCGTCAGGTCGCGGTGTCGCACGGGGACGTCGGTCAGCCCCACCGCGAGGTCGGCCTCGCTCGCGTCCGCGACCGCTTCGAGGAGGGACCCGGCGTCGTACTGGTCGTCGGCGGCGAACTCGGCCGGCGTCGGCTCCGCTACCTCCGCCGGCGGCGGGCCGCGTCGCGTCCCGGCGACGGTGCCGACCGTCTCCTCGACCGTCGTGCGGGCGGTCGCGACCGCCCGCGAGGGGACGTCCCCGAGGGCGACGACGTCGACCGTCGGTCGGCGCTCGGGTGGGAACAGCGCCATCGCCTAGTACTTCGGCTCGGCTCCGGTCGTCTCGTAGACCCGCTCCATCAGGTCGTCGCGCTCGCGCCGCCAGGCGGCGAGGCCGTCGGGGCTCGACGGATACGCCTCGTAGTGGGCGAGGATCTCGTCGGCGCGGCGCTTCGTCCGGTAGAGGGTCCAGATCGTCCCCCAGTGGCCGCGGCTCTTCAGCAGCGACTCCAGCTTGAGCTTCCAGCCGACGTCGGTGCTGCCGGAGTACAGCGCCTCGGCGAGTTTGTCGCCGGGCAGCGCCGCCAGCAGCCCCATCAGGTCGTCGACGTCGACCGCCGTCGAGAGGACGTTGTAGACGTCGAGGGCGGCGTAGCGCGCGCCGAAGTGGTCCATCACGCGCTCGTTGTACCGCCAGAGGGTCTCCTCGCTCGGGTCGCCCGTCTCCAGGGCCTCGACGGCCTGTTCGGCGGCGTACTTCCCGGCGTAGGCGGCGCCCGCGATGCCGCCGCCCGTGGTCGGGTTGACGTGGCCGGCGGCGTCGCCGACGGCGACGAACCCGGGGTGGACCGCCGAGTCGTACGGCCGGCGCGTCGGGAGCGCCGCGCCGAGTTTGTCCTCGACGCGCGCGCCGCGGAACTCCTCGCGCTCGCGGAGGTCGCGTTTGAGGTCCTCGACGAGTTTCATCGGCTCCTCGGTCATCTGGAAGCCCAGACCGGCGTTGATCTCGGTCTCGGTGCGCGGGAAGTACCAGAGGTAGCCCGCCGCGCGCTCGGTCGGCTTGAACACGAGCGCGTCGTGCCAGTCGACCGGCTCCTCGACGTGAACGATCTCGCGGTAGGCCGAGCAGAACTGCGAGTAGTCGACGTTCGTGTCGAACGTCGACGAGGAGAAGTCGACCTTGTCCTGCAGCAGCGAGAGCGACCCGGCGGCGTCGACCACGAGGTCGGCCTCGTACTCGCGGGGCTCGCCGTTCCGGGTCGCGCGCACGCCGGTGACGCGGCCGCCGTCGCCCTGGAGTACGTCCTGGACGACGGTGTCGTAGTGGAACTCGGCGCCGGCGGCTCCGGCCCCCTCGATGATCCGCCGGCCGTACTCCCAGCGGTCGATCACTGCGAGTTCGCCCGGCACCGGAATTTCGAGGACGGTGTCCTCCTGTGGGATCTCGAAGCGGCCGTGATCGACGTCCGTGTTCGTGAACGCGGGTTCGATCTGTGACTTCGGGATCGCGTCGGGGAAGGCGTCCGCGCCCTTTAGCGCGTCGCCGCAGGCGATGTGCCCGGCTTCCTCCTCGGTCTTTCGTTCGAGGACGACCACGTCGTACCCCTCGCGGGCGACCGTCGCGGCCGCGTAACAACCTGCCGTCCCTGCGCCGACGACGACCACGTCGGGCGATCGCGTCTCGCCCGCCGCGGCGCCGGCCGACCGTTCCTGGACGCTCATGACCCGACTGTGTTGGCCGGAGTGAGAAAACGTTTTTCTTGCAATCTGTCGTCTTGCCGGGGCCAAAACGTGGATAAAAAGTAAAGTCGGGGTTGCGCGTAACGACTGCCATGACGGAGTACACGGTCGAGTTCGTCGGCACCGGGGAGAGCATCACGTGCTCGGACAAGGAGACGATCCTCAGTCGCTGCCTCGAGGAGGGGATCGCACAGGAGTACTCCTGCCGCGTCGGGATGTGTCTGGCGTGTTCGGCGGAGATCGTCGAGGGCGAGGTCACCCAGCCGGCCGCCCGCGGGCTCACCGCGGCGGAAGCCGAGAACTACGCTCTCACGTGCATGGCCCGCCCACGGTCGGACCTCAAACTCGAACGCGGGAAGTACCCACCGAGCATCGAGGCCGACCTCGAGGCCGCGGCCGACGGTGAACCGGCCGCCGCGGACGACTGAGCCGGCGGGACGCTCTCGGCTCGTTTTCGCGCCGCCGACCGTCGCGAGCGGCGCCGACGCTGGACGGCGGTGACGGACTCCGGTCGCGACCGCGAGCGGGGCCGGGAGGATCAGTTGACGAAGTCGATGTCGCTTCCCTGTGGCTGGACGGCCTCCCCCTCCGGGCGGCCGTAGATCTGGGGCGACTCGACGCCGGTGACGACGATCATCGTGCGCATGCTCCCTTCGAGGTTCTCGTTGATCGAGGTCCCCCAGATGATACGCGCGTCGGGGTCGATCCGGTCGTAGATCTCCTCGACGACGCCCTCGGCCTCCTCGATGGACATGTCGTTGCCGCCGGTGACGTTGACCAGCGCGGAGTTGGCGCCGGAGATGTCGACGTCGAGCAGCGGCGAGCGAAGCGCCGTCTTGACCGAGTCCTCGGCTTTCGCCTCGGAGTCGGACTCGCCGAGGCCGATCATGGCGACGCCGCCCCGTTCCATGACCGTGCGGACGTCGGCGAAGTCGAGGTTGACGAGGCCGGGTTTCGTGATCAGTTCCGTGATGCCTTTCACCGAGCGCATCAGCACCTCGTCGCTGACCTTGAACGCCTGCCGGACGGGGAGTTTGCCGACGGAGTCGAGCAGGCGGTCGTTCGGGACGACGATCACCGTGTCGGAGACGTCACGCAGCCGTTCGAGGCCGGCCTCGGCGTTCGTCCGGCGGACCTCGCCCTCCGCGGTAAAGGGCGTCGTGACGATCGAAATCGTCAGCGCGCCGGACTCGCGGGCGGCCTTGGCGACGACGGGCGCGGAGCCGGTGCCGGTGCCGCCGCCCAGCCCGGCGGTGACGAACACCATGTCCGAGCCCTCGATGGCGTCGTAGATGTCCTGCTGGCTCTCGAGGGCGGCCTCCTCGCCGACCTGCGGGAGCGAGCCGGCCCCCCGGCCGCCGGTCTTTTGCTCGCCCATCAGGATCTTCGTGTCGGCGTCGATCTCGACGAGGTGCTGGACGTCCGTGTTGGCGGCGACGAGTTTCGCGCCGTGGATGCCCTCCTCCTGCATCCGGTCGACGGTGTTGCCGCCGGCGCCCCCGCAGCCGACGACCGTGATGTCGGTCTGTAGCTCGTCGAGCACGTCGAGCAGTTCGTCGTCGGTCATCGTCCCCGACGGGCCGTCTCCCGCCGGTTCTCCGCCGGCGGGGAACTCCTCGGCCTCCGCGGCCTCGGCCTCGTCGATGGCGTCTTCGACAATGGAGTCCATTCTTGGCCACAGTTAGAAGATGCAGTGTAATTACCTTTCCCCCACACGTCAGACGACTGTCTGACGAGAGACGCCTTCGTTGCGCGTCGAAACCGACGAAACCGGGCGTCGTCGGGGGTCGACGGCTCCGTTACGATCGCTGTCGTGACGGCGACCGATCAGGTCGGGAACCGCCGCGTCCGCTCGACGGTCACGTCCTCGGGGCGGACGGTGTCGCCGTCGACCGTGACGGCGTCGCCCTCCGCGAGCGCGCCGAACTTCGGCCCGTGCGGGACGCCCGCCTCGCGCGCGAGGTCCGGGTCGAACGCCGTCTCCTCGGCGACCACGGCGTCGTCCTCGACCCGGACGGCGTCGTACTTCCCGTCGAGGACCGCCGCCAGCGCCTCGACGACGTCGTCCAGCGCCCCGCGGTCGGGGAGGGCCGCGCGGTCGCCGACGCGACTCGCCCCGTTGCGCGTCTCGAAGGCGATCGCGTGCGAGGCGACCGCCGCCCACGTCGCCTCGGCGTCGATCCCCTCGGCGGTCGCGACCAGTTCCTCGGGGAGGTCGACGACCGCGAACGCGTCCGCGTCCGCGCGGGCCTCGCCGAACCGCACGCCGTCGACGACGGCGCCGAGGTCGGCCTCGACGGCCGCGACGAGGTCGAGCGGCCGGTCGCCGACCTCGCGGAGCCACGTCTCGCTTGCGACCCGGTAGCCGAGGTCCTCGACGACGGCCTCGATGTCGGGGTAGTCGCCGTCGACCACCGCGAGGTCGGCCCCGCTGGCCTCGAAGGCGTACGCGACGACGTCCCGGTTCACCGCGGGGTCGCCCATCGCGTCGAGCGCCCAGTCGGCCGCGACGTGGCCGACGGTCCACGGCGTCTCGCGGACGATCCGCCCGAACCGCGGGACGTAGTGGTTGCCGCCGAAGCCGACGATCGTTCGCTCGCGGTGGGTCTCGACGCCGCGCAGGTCGAGGATCGCCCGGGCGACGGCCTCGGCGCCCGCGGGGTCGTCCCAGTGTTCGTCGTCGCTGCCGAGTTCGGCGAACAGCGACGGACAGCCGACGTCGGTGGGGCCGTGGTGGGTACACTCCATCCCCACGTCGTAGCCCGGCGGCGCGTACTCGTCGAACGCCTCGACCAGCCGGGCCAGCGCGTTCGGGGCCGGTTCGGCCAACGCGGCGTCCTCGCCGCCGAACTCCGCGGGGCCGAAGTTGCCCGTGAAGTGGCCCGTGAGCAGGGCGCCGGTGTCGCCGGCGTGCCGGGAGGCGAACACCAGCAGGTCGGGGTCGGCGTCGAACGCTTCCGCGGGCCGTTCGAGGTAGATGTGGCGCGCGTCGAACGAGCGGAGTTCGAAGCCGTCGGTGCGGTAGTAGGTGCCGCCGCCGTCGCCGTCCGGCCGGGAGGGGTCCTCGCGGCGCTCCCAGTCGGCGAGGTCGCGGAGGGACTCGCAGATGTGGCCCGACACGCGGTCGGCACGGCTTTCGACGATCGCGATCATTCAATCGGCCTCCGGCGTCGGCGCGCGGCCGATCGCCTGTTGGGCAGTTGCGCCCGCAACCGTCATCAGTTCGGCGATAGCGCGGCGGCGGTGGACGAACAGGGCCGTCCCGAGCAGGACGTACACGGCCGTGAACGCGAGCAGCGACTGGTGGCTCAGGACCTCCGGGTTCGCCACGGGCAACACGCGCAACAACAGGAACTCGATGGTGACCTGCGAGCTAAAGAGCGCGAGCAACGCGACCGCCTCGCGGCCGGAGATTTCGAAGTTGACGAGGATCGCCAGCGCGAAGAACGACTGGGCGGCGGTCAGCCAGATTTCGAGTGCCTGTTTGTACTCGAACTCGAGGACGCCGTACTGGCCGAGGCCGAGCGAGTAGACGACCGCGAGCGTCCCGATCAGCAGCGTCCACTGGTTGAGTTTCGAGGAGATGAGGGCGTTGAACCCCGCGGTCGACCGCGACTTCAGCACGAGCACCGCGACGACGATGAGTTCGGGCGACTCGCTGGCCAGCGGCGCGACCCACTGGATCATGAAGAACTTCGGGATGCCGTAGTCGACGCCGAGTCCTTCGAGGCCGTGGGCGAACGCCTCGACGGCGAGCAGCAACATCACACCGGAGTAGGCGAACAGCCCGATCACGGTCGCGACGCGCTTTGGCCGCGCGTACGTCTGGAGGTACGCCGGCACGCCGATGTGCTCCTCTTCGACCTCGACGCCCGCCTTGAGGATAATTGCGATGTAGAGGACGTAGAGGCCGACGAGGACGATCGTGTCCAGAATGTCGATCCCGCCCATCAGCGGGATGAAGAAGGCCCAGACCGTCGCCATCCCCAGAAAGAGGATCTCGATCGCGATGCCCCGGTCGAGCACCACCGAGTCGGCGAGGACGCCGTCGCGGTGGCGGACCGAGACGTCCGCGACCTTCAGCGAACGCCGGAGGGTAAAGAGGGCGATCGCCGACCAGCCGAGGCCGATCAGGATGCGGTTCGCTCCGGTCATGTTCGCGATGGCGAGGTTGCCGGCCTCGATCCCGCGCTCGGTGCCGGCCTGGGCCCCGGCGGTCCACGCGTAGAGCGCGTCGACGGCGTACTCGGGGGCGACCGCGAGCACCGCGAGCACCGCGATGGCGAACGACCGCGGGACGTCCTTCTCGGCGGTCTCGGCCGCCCAGGCGAGCAGGAACGCCGCCCCCAGGATCGCGATACCGGTGAGGAGGACGGTCACGCCCGTCGAGAGCGCCTCGGCCGTCCCGGTCGTCCAGAGGGCTAGCCACGGGACCGTCAACGAGACGGCGACGACGACGGCGAACAGCGGGTGGCGAAGGCTGCTGGCCATACGTCCCCTCAGCGCCACGGCCGGCCTATGGCTTTCGCTTGCCGACGGCCGGACTTGGGGGCCGGGTGGGACGCCGAGACCGCCGCACACGCCGGTCAGGGGAACAGCAGGTAGACGAAGACCGCGTAGCCGCCGACGAGGATCGCGCCGTCGCGCCGCGACAGTTCGCGGCCCCATCGCATCATCGCGACGAGGACGAGGGTGAACGCGACCATCGCGGGCAGTTCGAACCGGACGGTGCTCGGCGAGACGGAGATGGGGACGATCAGCGCGACGAGCCCCAGCACCGCGAGGACGTTGTAGATGTTCGAGCCGACGACGTTGCCGACGGCGAACGACGTCTCGCCGCGGAGCGCGCCGACGGCCGAGGCCGCGAGTTCGGGCAGCGAGGTGCCGAGCGCGAGGACGGTGAGGCCGACGAACAGTTCGGAGAAGCCCATCCCGAGCAACAGCCCCGTCCCCCCGCGGACGAGCCACCGGGAGCCGATCACGAGCGCGACCAGCCCCGCGAGCACGAGCGCCACGTCCCGGGCGGAGGCGCCGTCGCCCGCCTCGGGGTGGTCCGGGAGCGGTGCGGGGTTCGCGTTGAGCGAGTAGACGAGGTAGGCGGTGAACGCCGAGAGGACGAGCAGGAACACGGCCCCTTCGAGGCGGCCGATCCGGCCGTCCACGGCGAACCCGAGCAACAGCAGCGCCGCGAGCACCATGAACGGGACGTGCCGGCGCATGGCGGCGTCGCTGATCGACAGCGGCCGGATCAGCGCGGAGAGGCCGAGGACGAGCCCCACGTTCGCGACGTTCGAGCCGACGATCGCGCCGAGGCCGACGTCGGTCGAGACGTCGAGCGCGCCGATCGTCGCGACGAACAGTTCGGGGGCGGTCGTCGCGAACGCGATGACGGTCACGCCCACGGTCGCGGCCCGCAGGCCGATGCCGATCGCGAGGCGACCCGCACCGGCGACGAGCAACTCGGCGCCGCCGTAGAGCGCGACGACGCCCCCGGCCAGCAACAGGAGGTGCAGGGCGACGTCGGGGAGCATGCTGGGGGATACTCACGACCGGGGCATAAGGCGTGCGAAACGTCCGGGCGGGTGCGAAACCCTGCCGCGGTCACACTGGTTATGGTCGCGCCCTCCCGAGTGCGGGTATGCAGGTCTACGGACTCGTCGGCAACCCGGTCGGCCACTCGCTGTCGCCGCCGATGCACGAGGCGGCGTACGACGAACTGGGCCTCGACGCCCGCTACGTCACCTTCGAACCCGACCCCGACGCCCTCGCTGCCGCCCTCCGCGGCGCCGACGCGCTCGGGATTCGAGGGCTGAACGTCACCATCCCGTTCAAGCGCGACGCCCTCGAACTGGTGGAACCGGACGCCCTCGCCGCCCGCATCGGCGCGGTGAACACGGTCGACCTCTCGGGGGCCGAGGCGACCGGCCACAACACCGACGCCGCCGGCGCGATCCGCGCGCTGCGGGACCACGACGTCGCGCTCGACGGCGCGGACGCGGTCGTCGTCGGCGCCGGCGGCGCCGGGCGGGCCGTCGCGTTCGGCCTGTCCGACGCCGGGGCCTCGGTCTCGGTCGCCAACCGGACCGTCGTGACGGCCCGCGACCTCGCCGACGAGGTGCCGGGCGCGGCGGGCCACGACCTCGTGGCGCTGCCGGACCTGCTCGCGGACGCCGACGTGCTGGTCAACGCGACCAGCGTCGGGATGGAGGAGGACGCCTCGCCGGTGCCCGCCGAGGCGCTACACGGCGACCTCGCGGTGCTGGACGCGGTCTACCGGCCGCTGGAGACGCGGCTGCTCCGGGACGCCCGCGAGGCGGGCGCGCGGACGGTCGACGGCGCGTGGATGCTGCTCTACCAGGGCGTCGAGGCGTTCGAGCGGTGGACGGGCGAGCGAGCGCCGGTCGACGTGATGAACGAGACGCTCCGTTCGCGGCTGTGAGGGCCTAACACGGCCGCGAGCGTGCTCGCGGTGGGGTC
The Salinilacihabitans rarus DNA segment above includes these coding regions:
- a CDS encoding amidohydrolase, giving the protein MDDRLVALRRDLHRRPEPAWREFYTTARIVAELDSLGIEDLQLHVGPDALAGDHRLGVPEEAELAPWYERAREYDVDDEVLDALAGGYTGSVAVLDRGEGPTVGLRVDIDALPREEADDPEHVPAAEGFRSEHEGTMHACGHDAHATIGVGVLRRIAESDFEGTLKVFFQPAEEVVGGGKPMAESEHVADVDYLLALHVGLDHPTGEVVAGIGGFLAVSHLRATFHGESAHAGGRPEEGRNAIQALATAVQNCYAIPRHSDGATRINVGVVEGGVAPNIVAEEATLVAEVRGETTDLMEYMDERVRRTLRTAAEMHDCEVEIETGAEAPSATSDAELAGIVADVAGEVDGIETVLDRDDLGGSEDATYLMRAVQENGGRACYVGVGTDHPGGHHTATFDVDEATIGHGVAVLSGAIERIAAERP
- a CDS encoding D-aminoacyl-tRNA deacylase, whose protein sequence is MIAIVESRADRVSGHICESLRDLADWERREDPSRPDGDGGGTYYRTDGFELRSFDARHIYLERPAEAFDADPDLLVFASRHAGDTGALLTGHFTGNFGPAEFGGEDAALAEPAPNALARLVEAFDEYAPPGYDVGMECTHHGPTDVGCPSLFAELGSDDEHWDDPAGAEAVARAILDLRGVETHRERTIVGFGGNHYVPRFGRIVRETPWTVGHVAADWALDAMGDPAVNRDVVAYAFEASGADLAVVDGDYPDIEAVVEDLGYRVASETWLREVGDRPLDLVAAVEADLGAVVDGVRFGEARADADAFAVVDLPEELVATAEGIDAEATWAAVASHAIAFETRNGASRVGDRAALPDRGALDDVVEALAAVLDGKYDAVRVEDDAVVAEETAFDPDLAREAGVPHGPKFGALAEGDAVTVDGDTVRPEDVTVERTRRFPT
- a CDS encoding sodium:calcium antiporter translates to MASSLRHPLFAVVVAVSLTVPWLALWTTGTAEALSTGVTVLLTGIAILGAAFLLAWAAETAEKDVPRSFAIAVLAVLAVAPEYAVDALYAWTAGAQAGTERGIEAGNLAIANMTGANRILIGLGWSAIALFTLRRSLKVADVSVRHRDGVLADSVVLDRGIAIEILFLGMATVWAFFIPLMGGIDILDTIVLVGLYVLYIAIILKAGVEVEEEHIGVPAYLQTYARPKRVATVIGLFAYSGVMLLLAVEAFAHGLEGLGVDYGIPKFFMIQWVAPLASESPELIVVAVLVLKSRSTAGFNALISSKLNQWTLLIGTLAVVYSLGLGQYGVLEFEYKQALEIWLTAAQSFFALAILVNFEISGREAVALLALFSSQVTIEFLLLRVLPVANPEVLSHQSLLAFTAVYVLLGTALFVHRRRAIAELMTVAGATAQQAIGRAPTPEAD
- a CDS encoding 2Fe-2S iron-sulfur cluster-binding protein, coding for MTEYTVEFVGTGESITCSDKETILSRCLEEGIAQEYSCRVGMCLACSAEIVEGEVTQPAARGLTAAEAENYALTCMARPRSDLKLERGKYPPSIEADLEAAADGEPAAADD
- a CDS encoding calcium/sodium antiporter; this translates as MLPDVALHLLLLAGGVVALYGGAELLVAGAGRLAIGIGLRAATVGVTVIAFATTAPELFVATIGALDVSTDVGLGAIVGSNVANVGLVLGLSALIRPLSISDAAMRRHVPFMVLAALLLLGFAVDGRIGRLEGAVFLLVLSAFTAYLVYSLNANPAPLPDHPEAGDGASARDVALVLAGLVALVIGSRWLVRGGTGLLLGMGFSELFVGLTVLALGTSLPELAASAVGALRGETSFAVGNVVGSNIYNVLAVLGLVALIVPISVSPSTVRFELPAMVAFTLVLVAMMRWGRELSRRDGAILVGGYAVFVYLLFP
- a CDS encoding geranylgeranyl reductase family protein, producing the protein MSVQERSAGAAAGETRSPDVVVVGAGTAGCYAAATVAREGYDVVVLERKTEEEAGHIACGDALKGADAFPDAIPKSQIEPAFTNTDVDHGRFEIPQEDTVLEIPVPGELAVIDRWEYGRRIIEGAGAAGAEFHYDTVVQDVLQGDGGRVTGVRATRNGEPREYEADLVVDAAGSLSLLQDKVDFSSSTFDTNVDYSQFCSAYREIVHVEEPVDWHDALVFKPTERAAGYLWYFPRTETEINAGLGFQMTEEPMKLVEDLKRDLREREEFRGARVEDKLGAALPTRRPYDSAVHPGFVAVGDAAGHVNPTTGGGIAGAAYAGKYAAEQAVEALETGDPSEETLWRYNERVMDHFGARYAALDVYNVLSTAVDVDDLMGLLAALPGDKLAEALYSGSTDVGWKLKLESLLKSRGHWGTIWTLYRTKRRADEILAHYEAYPSSPDGLAAWRRERDDLMERVYETTGAEPKY
- a CDS encoding LemA family protein, with amino-acid sequence MVDYATVVLGFATAVGGYSAARYLGRVETTLLEASERCDRAWANVEVLLERRHDEVGSLIDLAVEHVEHEREVVRDLLEARERAIEAQHPPEAAAASVEVREALSDLYALADEVPELHSTDRFDDVRDAIRETEQRLENRREYYNEAVAAYNVRLRRFPERLFARRHGLEPREPFRASAAAREGVDVRERFARLDSAAVGRADGDRNDDADVGAGPASD
- the ftsZ gene encoding cell division protein FtsZ, translated to MDSIVEDAIDEAEAAEAEEFPAGGEPAGDGPSGTMTDDELLDVLDELQTDITVVGCGGAGGNTVDRMQEEGIHGAKLVAANTDVQHLVEIDADTKILMGEQKTGGRGAGSLPQVGEEAALESQQDIYDAIEGSDMVFVTAGLGGGTGTGSAPVVAKAARESGALTISIVTTPFTAEGEVRRTNAEAGLERLRDVSDTVIVVPNDRLLDSVGKLPVRQAFKVSDEVLMRSVKGITELITKPGLVNLDFADVRTVMERGGVAMIGLGESDSEAKAEDSVKTALRSPLLDVDISGANSALVNVTGGNDMSIEEAEGVVEEIYDRIDPDARIIWGTSINENLEGSMRTMIVVTGVESPQIYGRPEGEAVQPQGSDIDFVN
- a CDS encoding uS10/mL48 family ribosomal protein, yielding MTFVTRLTLQSGDRAALDGIVDDIKHTAERKGAALKGPHSHPPEKLSVPQHRRLHADDERMFPSWEYTVFTRELEIHGHDEFARRVAARDFPDSLHVEVEVEQIHGMGRGRN